ATACCATATAGAAAGACGCAAGCGAAGCTATAGCTCCAGAGAACACCAGCGGCAGCGATGCCTTTTGTTTCAGACGCTGCTTCTGTGGTACTATCCCGCATACTATAGCTCTAGAAACATCTTGGAAGGCAGGCCACCCTTTGACAAGCCAGGAAGACTTGAAACAGGAAACACCCGCAGCCACCAGCGCCACTGAAGAAGCGCTTCCCATCGCGGAACTGGCGCACACGCTCAGCGCAGAGTTAAGCCTGGGCAGCGGCCCCATTACCCGCACCATCGCACTGCTGGATGAAGGCAATACCATCCCGTTTATCGCCCGCTATCGCAAAGAAATGACGGGCAGCCTCGATGAAGTGCAGATTCAGGCGATTGCTGACCGGGCAGCCGCGCTGCGAGCACTACACGCGCGCAAGGGCGATGTGCACAGGCTGATCGACGCGCAGGGCAAACTCACCCCGGAACTGGCCGCCGCCATTCAAGCCGCGACTACTCTGCAAGAAGTTGAAGACCTTTATTTGCCCTATCGCCCCAAGCGCAAAACACGCGCCAGCGTCGCCCACGAAAAGGGGCTGGCTCCGCTGGCCGTCCTCATCTTGCAGCAGCCCGAAACGGGCGGTGATTTCAGCGCGCTGCTTGAAGAATACGCGCAGCCCTTTCTGGACCCTGAAAAAGGGGTCAATACAAGTCAGGAAGCCTTTGCAGGCGCGCGCGATATTGTCGCGGAAGCCCTTGCTGAAGACGCCAACGTGCGCGGCAGCGTGCGCGCCAGCTTTTACAAATCTTCCACCCTCAGCGCCAGAGTAGCCGATCCTGAAAAAATGGCCGAAAAAGACCCGAACGGTGTCTACCAACTCTACTATGAGTTCAACGAAAGCCTGACCAAACTCGTTCCCCATCGCATCCTGGCCCTCAACCGTGCCGAACGCGAAGACGTAGTGCGGGTGGATGTCGAGTTGCCCTATGAGCAGGCGCAGCCCGACATTCTCCAGCACTATCCTGTCAGGCCAGCCTCGCCTTTTGCCGATCATCTCTCCGAGGCAATGGAAGATGGCTATAAGCGCCTGCTGGCTCCAGCTATGGAGCGCGAGGTGCGGGTCGAGCTTACCAGGCAAGCCGAAGAACACGCCATCAATATCTTTGCCGCCAATCTGCGCAACCTGCTCTTGCAGCCGCCGCTGCGCGGGCGCAATGTGCTGGGCATTGACCCGGGCTATCGCACCGGCTGCAAGCTGACTGTCGTTGATGAAACCGGCAAATACCTTGAATCCGACACCATGTACCTGCATCAGCCAGACAAAGCGCAGCAGACCTTGCGCCGACTCCTGACGCAGCGCCAGATCAGCGTCATTGCCATTGGCAACGGTACCGCCTCACGCGAGACCGAGCAGATGGTGGCGGCGCTTATCCGCGACCTGGAACAAGAAACGGGCAAGCGGGGCAAAATTGGCTATGTAATCGTGAACGAAGCGGGCGCCTCGGTCTACTCTGCCTCAGAAGCGGCCCGCCAGGAGTTCCCCACCCTTGATGCGACGCAGCGCGGCACCATCTCCATTGCCCGGCGCTTGCAAGACCCGCTGGCCGAACTGGTGAAGATCGATCCCAAAGCTGTCGGCGTGGGCCTCTATCAACACGACGTTGATCAGAAGGAACTGGCGGCGATGCTGGACCGCGTAGTCGTCTCGTGCGTCAACTTCGCGGGTGTCGAGGTCAATTCAGCCTCCGCCACGCTGCTGAAACACGTTTCGGGCATCAACACGCGCACCGCCAACGCGCTGGTGAAATACCGCGAGGAGCATGGACCGTTCCGTTCACGCGGCGATCTACATAACGTACCGAGCCTTGGCCCCGCGACCTTTGTTCAGGCCGCAGGCTTTCTGAAAATTGCCAGTGGAGTTGAGCCGCTTGATAATACCTTTATCCATCCAGAGAGCTACGCGGCAGCCCGCGCTCTGCTGGAAATGCTGCCGACCCAGGCGAATGAAGCCGCCAGCAAACCGGCTGAGCGCATTGCCCAATTCCGCCAGTTCATCAAACTGCAAAGCAGCCTTGGGCGCAGCAGCGACAGCCAATCGAGCGGGGCTGAGGGTGGTGGTGAAGAGGGGGTGTGGGCCGATATTGCCAAAAAGATAGGAATTGGCCTGCCTACTCTCAATGACATTCTGGAGAACCTGGAAAAGCCGGGGCTTGACCCACGCGACGCGCTGCCAGCGCCCATTCTACGCCATGATGTGCTGAAGATGGAAGACCTCCAGCCCGGCATGATCTTGCAGGGGACAGTGCGCAACGTAGTGGACTTTGGCGCGTTCGTTGATATTGGCGTCAAACAGGATGGACTGGTCCATATCTCAGAACTCTCAGATCGTTTCGTCAGAGATCCGCTGACAGTGGTTGCCGTTGGGCAGGTGGTCCAGGTGCGCGTCCTCAGAGTCGACACCCAGCGGGGGCGCGTACAGTTGAGCATGAAAGGTATACAAAAATGATCGTCGCGCCAGGCGCTGCCTGGCGCGACCCACTCACACACTTTCCGGTTTTGGGAGACCTGCAAAGAATAGAAAGATAGGCAGGTGAGAACGCTTGAAGCCAGGCCAGCACAGGCGTCAAGCCACTTGACTTTCACCTCCATTGTGCTATAATTAGTACATAGGTTCTAATCTTTGCGGTATTCATTTCACCACCTATTCGGGTATAACCCGGAAAGTGTAGGCCCTCAATGCTTCAATTTACACAGACGGTGGAACTGCTCTCCGAACAAAACGCCACCTCGAAGGATGCGCTGCTCGCCGGTATCACCAACCAGCAGATCGCTGAAGTGCTTTTCAACATCGCCACTTTGCTGGAGATGCAGCAGGGAAACCCGTATCGCATCGCCGCCTATCGCAACGCCGCGCGCAGCATGATGGCGCTGCCGGTGTCCGTCGCTGACATCGTTCGCCATACTGGGAAGCTAGAACTCCCCTGGC
The nucleotide sequence above comes from Ktedonobacterales bacterium. Encoded proteins:
- a CDS encoding Tex family protein, translated to MTSQEDLKQETPAATSATEEALPIAELAHTLSAELSLGSGPITRTIALLDEGNTIPFIARYRKEMTGSLDEVQIQAIADRAAALRALHARKGDVHRLIDAQGKLTPELAAAIQAATTLQEVEDLYLPYRPKRKTRASVAHEKGLAPLAVLILQQPETGGDFSALLEEYAQPFLDPEKGVNTSQEAFAGARDIVAEALAEDANVRGSVRASFYKSSTLSARVADPEKMAEKDPNGVYQLYYEFNESLTKLVPHRILALNRAEREDVVRVDVELPYEQAQPDILQHYPVRPASPFADHLSEAMEDGYKRLLAPAMEREVRVELTRQAEEHAINIFAANLRNLLLQPPLRGRNVLGIDPGYRTGCKLTVVDETGKYLESDTMYLHQPDKAQQTLRRLLTQRQISVIAIGNGTASRETEQMVAALIRDLEQETGKRGKIGYVIVNEAGASVYSASEAARQEFPTLDATQRGTISIARRLQDPLAELVKIDPKAVGVGLYQHDVDQKELAAMLDRVVVSCVNFAGVEVNSASATLLKHVSGINTRTANALVKYREEHGPFRSRGDLHNVPSLGPATFVQAAGFLKIASGVEPLDNTFIHPESYAAARALLEMLPTQANEAASKPAERIAQFRQFIKLQSSLGRSSDSQSSGAEGGGEEGVWADIAKKIGIGLPTLNDILENLEKPGLDPRDALPAPILRHDVLKMEDLQPGMILQGTVRNVVDFGAFVDIGVKQDGLVHISELSDRFVRDPLTVVAVGQVVQVRVLRVDTQRGRVQLSMKGIQK